The Alteromonas stellipolaris genome includes a region encoding these proteins:
- the dinB gene encoding DNA polymerase IV: MRKIIHVDMDCFYAAVEMRDNPALRNIPIAIGGSSQHRGVISTCNYPARKYGVRSAMATAYAFKLCPNLTLVKGRMDAYVKESQRIREIFADYTDLIEPLSLDEAYLDVTNSQYCGGSATLIAEEIRSRIEAELGLTASAGVAPCKFVAKVASDENKPNGICVITPDKLDSFVSAMPLKKIPGVGKVTMQKLQRLGLATCSDVRVYPFERIQKELGKFGAVLWERAHGIDDRELSVSRERKSIGVERTLSNDIHSLKDCRDFMPHLLQKLQERMDAHEKRTGKPVRIRTQGVKLKFQDFQLTTVEHRCPSLNAHYFDTLLQEAYERAKGRGIRLVGLHIGLGEAQTIHQLPLPLEGE; encoded by the coding sequence ATGCGAAAAATCATCCATGTAGATATGGACTGCTTTTATGCTGCGGTTGAAATGCGTGACAACCCTGCGTTACGTAATATCCCTATTGCCATTGGTGGAAGCTCACAGCACCGTGGCGTTATCTCTACCTGTAATTATCCTGCCCGTAAATATGGGGTGCGTTCCGCCATGGCCACCGCATACGCGTTTAAGCTTTGCCCGAATCTCACCTTAGTAAAAGGGCGCATGGATGCTTATGTAAAAGAGTCTCAACGAATTCGCGAAATCTTCGCCGACTATACCGATTTAATCGAGCCACTTTCGTTAGATGAAGCTTACCTTGATGTCACCAATAGCCAATACTGCGGAGGGAGCGCCACCCTAATTGCCGAAGAAATTAGAAGCCGTATTGAAGCAGAATTGGGGCTAACCGCGTCGGCGGGCGTTGCCCCCTGTAAGTTTGTAGCAAAAGTGGCCAGCGATGAAAACAAGCCTAATGGGATTTGTGTTATTACACCGGACAAATTAGACAGTTTTGTTAGCGCTATGCCCCTTAAAAAGATTCCAGGGGTAGGCAAAGTGACAATGCAAAAGTTACAGAGATTAGGGTTAGCGACGTGCAGCGACGTGCGTGTTTACCCTTTCGAGCGTATTCAAAAGGAATTAGGTAAGTTTGGCGCGGTACTGTGGGAACGAGCTCACGGTATTGATGACAGAGAACTATCGGTTTCAAGAGAACGCAAGTCTATAGGCGTAGAACGCACCCTAAGCAACGATATTCACTCATTAAAAGACTGTCGAGACTTTATGCCTCACTTACTACAAAAGCTTCAGGAGCGTATGGATGCCCATGAAAAGCGCACAGGAAAGCCTGTTCGTATTCGCACTCAAGGGGTGAAACTGAAATTTCAAGATTTCCAACTTACTACCGTTGAGCATCGATGCCCTTCGTTAAATGCTCATTACTTTGATACCCTATTGCAAGAAGCTTACGAGCGCGCCAAAGGCCGCGGTATACGATTAGTTGGGCTGCACATTGGCCTTGGTGAGGCACAAACCATACATCAACTTCCTTTGCCCCTAGAGGGTGAATAA
- a CDS encoding MBL fold metallo-hydrolase, with amino-acid sequence MLLAASLVSTTFIPAAFSQDRFEKVEIEATALKGSVHMLTGMGGNIGVSAGDDGILIIDDQFAPLAEKIAAALGELGSDKPKYVINTHYHGDHTGSNAFFHSHKGATILAHDNVRVRLANDEKVSPDALPAITYENGIKLHFNGETIHIMHLESGHTDGDSIVWFEQPDVMHTGDLFFNGLFPYIDLKSGGSVKGYIESVKQVMAKIDDDTVLIPGHGALSNKAEYTSFLAMIEETFAFVKAQKAQGKSLEAITEAGLDSQWDKWAWSFISEEKWIATLYEEA; translated from the coding sequence ATGCTACTAGCTGCAAGTTTAGTATCGACAACTTTCATTCCAGCTGCTTTTTCGCAAGACCGTTTTGAAAAGGTTGAAATAGAAGCAACAGCACTTAAAGGTTCCGTGCATATGTTAACGGGGATGGGCGGCAATATCGGCGTTTCTGCAGGTGATGATGGCATTCTTATTATTGATGATCAGTTTGCTCCGCTTGCAGAAAAAATAGCTGCCGCGCTAGGCGAGCTTGGTAGCGACAAGCCAAAGTATGTGATTAACACCCATTATCATGGCGACCATACAGGGTCGAATGCGTTTTTTCACAGTCACAAAGGCGCGACTATTTTAGCCCATGACAACGTGCGTGTTCGATTGGCCAACGATGAAAAAGTCTCTCCTGATGCGCTACCGGCTATTACCTATGAAAACGGTATCAAGCTACATTTTAACGGTGAAACCATTCACATTATGCATCTTGAATCAGGGCATACCGACGGCGACAGCATCGTATGGTTTGAACAGCCGGATGTCATGCACACTGGCGACTTGTTCTTCAACGGATTATTCCCGTACATCGACTTAAAGTCCGGCGGTAGCGTTAAAGGCTACATTGAATCAGTTAAGCAAGTGATGGCGAAAATAGATGACGATACGGTTCTGATTCCAGGCCATGGTGCACTTAGTAACAAAGCCGAGTACACCAGCTTTCTTGCAATGATTGAAGAAACCTTTGCTTTTGTGAAAGCGCAGAAAGCACAGGGTAAAAGCCTTGAAGCGATTACAGAAGCAGGACTAGACAGTCAGTGGGATAAGTGGGCGTGGAGCTTCATATCGGAAGAGAAGTGGATTGCTACCCTTTACGAAGAGGCCTAA
- a CDS encoding DUF1653 domain-containing protein: MSATETKTPELRTPGRYRHYKGSDYDVYEVATHSEDESSLVVYRPCYGEKALWVRPLSMFLEEVVVEGKPVPRFAYIGDIPTDEKMI; this comes from the coding sequence ATGAGTGCCACAGAAACTAAAACTCCCGAACTTAGAACCCCAGGTCGCTACCGCCACTATAAAGGCAGTGATTACGATGTTTACGAAGTGGCGACACATTCAGAAGATGAGTCTTCCTTAGTGGTGTATCGCCCATGTTATGGTGAAAAAGCCTTGTGGGTTCGCCCATTAAGTATGTTTTTAGAAGAGGTGGTAGTAGAAGGCAAGCCTGTTCCGCGGTTTGCTTATATTGGTGACATCCCAACTGATGAAAAAATGATCTGA
- a CDS encoding Lrp/AsnC family transcriptional regulator, translated as MKKIIHLDSYNQKILAILHLQADLTNVELAGRVNLSPSACFQRVKALKEAGYFRTFHADVNIEAMCEHVFAYVEFTLHDNSAPFKRRFIAAIQEIPEFMDCMQITGKVDYVSFSCFANIAKLNDACTLLSDREELGIKRIENRIILSREKFFLGYPLAQLKWLDKAEVSMSDHASDR; from the coding sequence ATGAAAAAGATTATTCATTTAGACAGCTACAATCAAAAGATATTGGCCATATTACATTTGCAAGCAGACCTCACCAACGTGGAGTTAGCGGGACGCGTTAACCTTTCACCTAGTGCCTGCTTCCAGCGGGTTAAGGCACTTAAAGAGGCCGGCTACTTTCGTACCTTTCATGCAGACGTGAATATTGAAGCTATGTGCGAACATGTTTTTGCGTATGTTGAATTTACCTTGCATGACAATAGCGCCCCTTTCAAACGGCGCTTCATTGCCGCTATTCAAGAAATACCTGAGTTCATGGATTGCATGCAGATAACGGGGAAAGTGGATTATGTGTCGTTCAGTTGTTTTGCGAATATCGCTAAACTCAATGACGCCTGTACATTGCTAAGTGACAGAGAGGAGCTTGGTATTAAGCGCATTGAAAATAGAATTATTTTATCCAGAGAAAAGTTTTTTTTAGGCTATCCCCTCGCGCAATTGAAATGGTTGGATAAAGCGGAGGTTTCAATGAGTGATCACGCCTCAGACAGGTAA
- a CDS encoding Crp/Fnr family transcriptional regulator, with product MSYIKALNQIIMPESLLELCTQFGTPTEYDKGAMIHNRGDLKPGLSIVEAGQVKVGNYGVDGNYQLTTVLERGDTFGEFTLYASLARTHHAQAMSDCTVLQINESRFRQLEAAHPEVGVFLTRNLAIKLHATLERLDDILRLPTHVQLAKLIYQTSVAQASSVETKSVQASLSQTSTAVALRQSDYAERLGVTVLTAHKALNKLVSLSLIRKQYGKVEIVDMQAMSKWLNDNVSLLPV from the coding sequence GTGTCTTATATAAAAGCGCTCAATCAAATTATCATGCCTGAATCATTACTTGAGCTGTGCACGCAATTTGGTACGCCAACTGAGTACGACAAGGGCGCTATGATCCACAATCGAGGGGATTTAAAACCTGGGCTTTCTATCGTGGAGGCTGGGCAGGTGAAGGTGGGCAATTATGGCGTGGACGGTAATTATCAACTTACCACAGTGCTAGAACGGGGCGACACTTTTGGTGAATTCACTTTATATGCATCGTTAGCCAGAACCCATCATGCGCAAGCAATGTCCGACTGCACCGTGCTGCAAATTAATGAAAGTCGCTTTCGGCAACTCGAAGCTGCGCACCCTGAAGTTGGCGTATTTTTAACGCGCAATCTTGCCATAAAGCTTCACGCTACCTTAGAGCGGCTAGATGACATTTTACGCTTACCGACTCATGTACAATTGGCAAAATTGATTTACCAAACCAGCGTTGCGCAAGCAAGCTCAGTTGAAACTAAATCCGTTCAAGCTAGCTTAAGTCAAACTAGCACTGCAGTAGCGCTTAGGCAAAGCGACTATGCTGAGCGTTTAGGGGTAACTGTGTTAACCGCCCACAAAGCGCTAAATAAGTTGGTATCCCTTTCACTAATTCGAAAGCAATATGGGAAAGTGGAGATTGTTGATATGCAAGCAATGTCGAAGTGGCTAAATGACAATGTATCTTTGTTACCTGTCTGA
- the nqrF gene encoding NADH:ubiquinone reductase (Na(+)-transporting) subunit F, translated as MNQVEIFLGVGMFIAIVLALVFIIMFAKSKLVPSGDVTITINGDPDKAIKTEPGGKLLGALADAGYFVSSACGGGGSCGQCRVDVHSGGGEILPTELDHITKGEAREGCRLSCQVAIKQDMEIELEESVFGVKKWDCEVISNDNKATFIKELKLQIPNGESVPFRAGGYIQIEAPAHHVKYKEFEIPDEYRGDWERFGFFDIESKVDEETIRAYSMANYPEEEGIIMLNVRIATPPPNNLSLPAGKMSSYIWSLKEGDKATISGPFGEFFAKETENEMVFVGGGAGMAPMRSHIFDQLRRLNTDRKMSFWYGARSLREMFYTEDFDELAAENDNFKWHVALSDPQPEDNWEGYTGFIHQVLLENYLKDHPAPEDCEFYMCGPPMMNAAVINMLKDLGVEDENIMLDDFGG; from the coding sequence ATGAATCAAGTAGAAATTTTCCTAGGCGTCGGCATGTTTATTGCCATTGTATTGGCGCTAGTATTTATCATCATGTTTGCCAAGTCGAAGCTGGTACCAAGCGGTGATGTAACCATCACTATCAACGGTGACCCAGACAAAGCAATTAAAACTGAGCCAGGCGGCAAGCTTCTTGGCGCACTAGCAGATGCAGGATATTTCGTATCTTCAGCATGTGGTGGTGGTGGTTCTTGTGGTCAGTGTCGTGTAGACGTTCATTCAGGTGGTGGTGAAATCCTTCCAACTGAACTTGATCACATCACTAAAGGTGAAGCTCGTGAAGGCTGCCGTTTATCATGTCAGGTTGCGATTAAGCAAGACATGGAAATCGAGCTTGAAGAGTCGGTATTTGGTGTTAAGAAGTGGGATTGTGAAGTTATCTCTAACGATAACAAAGCTACTTTCATCAAAGAACTTAAGCTTCAAATTCCTAACGGTGAAAGCGTACCTTTCCGTGCTGGTGGTTACATTCAAATTGAAGCCCCTGCACACCACGTTAAGTACAAAGAGTTTGAAATCCCTGATGAGTATCGCGGTGATTGGGAACGTTTTGGCTTCTTCGATATCGAATCTAAAGTAGATGAAGAAACCATTCGTGCTTACTCAATGGCTAACTACCCAGAAGAAGAAGGCATTATTATGTTGAACGTGCGTATTGCTACGCCGCCACCTAATAACCTAAGCCTACCTGCTGGTAAAATGTCATCGTATATTTGGAGCCTTAAAGAAGGTGACAAAGCAACGATCTCTGGTCCATTTGGGGAATTCTTCGCAAAAGAAACCGAAAACGAAATGGTATTTGTTGGCGGTGGTGCGGGTATGGCGCCAATGCGTTCGCATATCTTCGACCAACTTCGTCGCTTAAATACCGATCGTAAGATGAGTTTCTGGTACGGTGCTCGTTCACTTCGCGAAATGTTCTATACAGAAGACTTCGATGAGTTAGCTGCAGAAAACGATAACTTCAAGTGGCATGTTGCCCTTTCAGATCCTCAGCCTGAGGACAACTGGGAAGGTTACACTGGGTTCATTCACCAAGTTCTTCTTGAGAACTACCTGAAAGACCACCCTGCGCCTGAAGATTGTGAGTTCTACATGTGTGGACCACCTATGATGAACGCAGCCGTTATCAACATGTTGAAAGACCTAGGTGTTGAAGACGAAAACATTATGCTTGATGACTTCGGTGGTTAA
- the nqrM gene encoding (Na+)-NQR maturation NqrM, with protein MSTFILAFGFFLTMVLAMAVGYLVQRKTISGSCGGLGALGIAKACDCPEPCDRKKSRMEKEEAREKKLNEWKQNQIL; from the coding sequence ATGTCTACGTTTATTCTAGCATTCGGTTTCTTCCTCACTATGGTACTTGCCATGGCGGTAGGCTACTTAGTGCAGCGCAAAACCATTTCAGGTAGCTGCGGTGGACTAGGCGCATTGGGTATCGCTAAAGCATGTGATTGCCCAGAGCCTTGTGACAGAAAGAAATCTCGCATGGAAAAAGAAGAAGCGAGAGAAAAGAAATTGAATGAATGGAAACAGAATCAGATCCTTTAA
- a CDS encoding NADH:ubiquinone reductase (Na(+)-transporting) subunit D produces the protein MADTKEMKKALFGPIMDNNPIALQVLGICSALAITTKLETALVMSLALTTVVAFSNLFISMIRNQIPSSVRIIIQMTIIASLVIVVDQILKAYSYEISKQLSVFVGLIITNCIVMGRAEAYAMKSPPLMSFLDGIGNGLGYSFVLVVIGTIKELFGFGTILGFEILPLVQNGGWYQGNGLLILPFSSFFLIGGMIWVIRTLRPEQVEPKE, from the coding sequence ATGGCAGATACTAAAGAAATGAAAAAGGCCCTCTTTGGGCCAATTATGGACAACAACCCAATTGCCTTACAGGTACTAGGTATTTGTTCAGCACTGGCTATTACTACTAAGCTGGAAACAGCCTTGGTAATGTCTTTGGCGCTTACGACGGTTGTTGCGTTCTCGAACTTGTTTATTTCGATGATTCGTAACCAGATTCCATCGAGCGTTCGTATCATCATCCAAATGACTATTATTGCGTCATTGGTAATCGTAGTTGACCAAATATTGAAAGCTTACTCGTACGAAATTTCGAAGCAGCTGTCAGTATTCGTTGGTTTGATTATTACTAACTGTATCGTAATGGGTCGTGCTGAAGCCTATGCAATGAAGAGCCCACCTCTGATGAGCTTTTTAGATGGTATTGGTAACGGTTTGGGTTACTCATTCGTATTGGTTGTTATTGGTACAATTAAAGAACTATTCGGTTTCGGTACTATTTTAGGTTTCGAAATTCTACCGCTAGTTCAAAACGGTGGTTGGTATCAGGGTAATGGTTTGTTGATCCTACCATTTAGCTCATTCTTCTTAATCGGCGGTATGATTTGGGTTATCCGTACCCTTCGTCCCGAGCAAGTAGAGCCTAAGGAGTAA
- a CDS encoding sterol desaturase family protein, with amino-acid sequence MNYQIAIIGIFLIFALLEAKQGKLFKKCAEVSDDGKVELIGTLVLFVITQPFVLFSAGALMLLVVPQYQGALDQEALGDSSIFLHIALLLIFDDMMQYWWHRLSHSTRFLYNLHRAHHNGKYMSVRIIYRNNVFYYLLMPSLWFSGALIYLGLGWTYAFYLVVKLSVITGAHAEWKWDRFLYQTPMLNKLAWIVERTISTPSTHSAHHGLKADDGITNYKGNYGNLLFFWDVLFGTAKITRKYPAQYGIEGMFYANWVEQLVWPLYKTPRKPKMVAHSPTNKAAKAASNTINEAEKKSAIETASSPNNSTHTDGVLNPESVVNKTDAAI; translated from the coding sequence ATGAACTATCAAATTGCGATTATCGGTATTTTTTTGATATTTGCGTTACTGGAAGCAAAGCAAGGTAAGCTTTTTAAGAAATGCGCAGAAGTGAGCGATGATGGAAAAGTCGAACTCATTGGCACCTTAGTGCTTTTTGTAATTACCCAGCCTTTCGTGCTTTTTAGTGCCGGTGCGTTAATGTTACTTGTTGTGCCCCAATACCAAGGAGCACTAGATCAAGAAGCATTAGGCGACTCATCTATTTTTCTGCATATTGCATTGCTGCTGATATTCGATGACATGATGCAATATTGGTGGCACCGCCTGTCTCACTCCACCCGTTTCCTGTACAACTTGCATCGTGCACACCACAACGGCAAGTACATGAGCGTGCGCATTATCTATCGTAATAACGTGTTCTATTACCTGTTGATGCCGTCGCTGTGGTTTTCAGGCGCGCTTATCTATTTAGGGTTAGGCTGGACTTATGCGTTCTATCTTGTGGTAAAGCTAAGTGTCATTACCGGTGCGCATGCCGAATGGAAATGGGACAGATTTTTATACCAAACGCCAATGCTTAACAAGCTAGCGTGGATTGTGGAAAGGACAATATCGACACCCTCTACCCATAGCGCACACCACGGTCTAAAGGCTGACGATGGCATTACCAACTATAAAGGTAATTACGGAAATCTATTGTTTTTCTGGGACGTGTTATTTGGAACTGCCAAAATCACGCGAAAATACCCAGCTCAATATGGTATTGAAGGAATGTTTTACGCTAACTGGGTAGAGCAACTCGTTTGGCCGCTATATAAAACACCACGCAAACCTAAAATGGTTGCTCACTCGCCCACCAACAAAGCTGCTAAAGCGGCGTCCAATACGATAAACGAAGCGGAAAAGAAAAGCGCAATCGAAACCGCGTCTAGTCCTAACAATAGTACACATACTGATGGGGTATTAAATCCGGAGTCTGTGGTGAATAAAACTGACGCAGCTATATAG
- a CDS encoding Na(+)-translocating NADH-quinone reductase subunit C, which produces MSAKKESLGKTIGVVVAVCLVCSIVVSGAAVGLRSLQQTNASLDKKSNILNAAGLYETGMTGKAIESTYSEKIESRYVDLESGEFVEAPEPDYDMYKAAKQTEYSTKVTNSNVGFQRRPNVASVYLVRDEAGDVSRIILPVHGSGLWDLMYGFLALDADGETVRELIYYQQKETPGLGGEVQNPAWQDKWDGKELFENGEVAIRVVKNANPSNPHTIDALSGATLTSNGVENTIRYWVGEQGFGQFLKNQAWRS; this is translated from the coding sequence GTGTCGGCTAAGAAAGAATCTTTAGGAAAAACGATTGGCGTTGTAGTTGCCGTTTGTCTTGTGTGTTCAATTGTCGTTTCTGGCGCAGCAGTAGGTTTGCGCTCGTTACAGCAAACCAATGCGTCGCTTGATAAAAAGAGCAACATTTTGAATGCAGCAGGGCTTTACGAAACCGGTATGACGGGTAAAGCAATCGAAAGTACATACAGCGAAAAGATTGAATCTCGCTATGTTGATTTGGAAAGCGGTGAGTTTGTAGAAGCGCCTGAGCCAGATTACGATATGTATAAAGCAGCGAAGCAAACTGAATACAGCACAAAAGTAACTAACAGTAACGTTGGCTTCCAACGTCGCCCTAATGTTGCCAGTGTTTATTTGGTTCGTGACGAAGCTGGCGATGTATCTCGCATTATCTTGCCTGTGCACGGTAGTGGTCTATGGGATCTTATGTACGGTTTTCTTGCACTTGACGCCGACGGCGAAACAGTTCGTGAGTTGATTTACTATCAACAAAAAGAAACACCTGGATTAGGTGGCGAAGTGCAAAACCCAGCGTGGCAGGACAAATGGGACGGTAAAGAATTATTCGAGAATGGCGAAGTCGCTATCCGTGTAGTTAAAAACGCAAACCCAAGTAATCCACACACTATTGATGCGCTTTCAGGTGCTACGCTAACCAGTAACGGTGTTGAAAACACAATTCGTTATTGGGTAGGCGAGCAAGGCTTCGGCCAGTTCCTGAAGAATCAGGCATGGCGTTCATAA
- the nqrE gene encoding NADH:ubiquinone reductase (Na(+)-transporting) subunit E: MEHYLSLFVRSIFVENMALSLFLGMCTFLAVSKKVKTAMGLGVAVIVVLGISVPVNQIIYVNILAPGALAWAGFPDADLSFLNFLTFIGVIAALVQILEMSLDKFFPALYNALGIFLPLITVNCAIFGGVAFAVQREYNLTESVVYGVGSGMGWAIAIVLLAAVREKLKYADMPDGIRGLGSVFMIAGLMALGFQSFTGIQL; this comes from the coding sequence ATGGAACATTATTTGTCGTTATTTGTTCGCTCAATTTTTGTTGAGAACATGGCGTTATCACTTTTCTTAGGTATGTGTACCTTCTTGGCGGTATCGAAGAAAGTTAAAACTGCTATGGGTCTTGGTGTTGCGGTAATCGTAGTGCTAGGTATTTCTGTACCGGTTAACCAAATCATTTATGTGAACATCCTTGCGCCAGGTGCACTAGCGTGGGCTGGTTTCCCTGATGCAGATTTAAGCTTCCTAAACTTCCTAACCTTTATCGGCGTTATCGCGGCATTGGTTCAAATTTTGGAAATGAGCTTAGACAAGTTTTTCCCTGCGCTTTATAACGCGCTTGGTATCTTCCTTCCGCTAATTACGGTTAACTGCGCTATCTTCGGTGGTGTGGCATTCGCGGTACAACGTGAATATAACTTGACCGAAAGTGTCGTTTACGGCGTAGGAAGTGGTATGGGCTGGGCAATAGCTATTGTGTTATTGGCCGCTGTACGTGAAAAGCTTAAATATGCCGATATGCCTGATGGTATTCGTGGTCTGGGCTCTGTGTTCATGATTGCGGGTCTTATGGCACTTGGCTTCCAGTCATTCACTGGTATTCAGCTGTAA
- a CDS encoding NADH:ubiquinone reductase (Na(+)-transporting) subunit B has protein sequence MGLKAYLEKIEPNFEPGGKHEKWYALYEAAATIFYTPGKVNKANTHVRDSIDLKRIMILVWLATFPAMFFGMYNIGFQAQEAIAAGAGTLPDTWQAGLFTALGGDLANSGLLGMFFYGACFWLPIYAVTFIVGGFWEVLFASVRKHEVNEGFFVTSVLFALTLPATIPLWQVALGITFGVVIAKEVFGGTGRNFLNPALSGRAFLYFAYPAQISGDQVWVAADGYSGATSLSQAASGALDYANMDLWFDSFFGTIAGSAGEVSALAILIGGLFIMYMRIASWRIVAGVAIGVAVFATLLNMIGSDTNYMFAMPAYWHFVIGGLAFGMFFMATDPVSASFTNQGKWAYGIFIGFMTVLVRVLNPAFPEGVMLAILFANLWAPLFDYFVAQSNIKRRVARVG, from the coding sequence ATGGGTTTAAAAGCGTATTTAGAAAAGATTGAACCGAACTTTGAGCCAGGTGGAAAGCACGAAAAATGGTATGCACTGTATGAAGCAGCGGCAACTATTTTCTATACTCCTGGTAAAGTAAACAAAGCTAACACGCACGTGCGTGACAGCATTGACCTTAAACGCATCATGATTTTGGTGTGGTTAGCAACATTCCCAGCCATGTTCTTCGGTATGTACAACATTGGTTTCCAAGCGCAAGAAGCTATTGCTGCTGGTGCCGGTACACTTCCTGATACATGGCAAGCAGGGTTATTCACCGCCTTAGGTGGAGACTTAGCGAATTCTGGTTTACTAGGCATGTTCTTCTACGGTGCCTGCTTCTGGTTACCTATCTATGCAGTTACCTTTATTGTTGGTGGCTTCTGGGAAGTATTATTTGCTTCGGTACGTAAGCACGAAGTTAACGAAGGTTTCTTCGTTACCTCGGTACTTTTCGCATTAACCCTACCGGCAACTATTCCGCTTTGGCAGGTTGCATTAGGTATTACCTTTGGTGTGGTTATCGCTAAAGAAGTCTTCGGTGGAACTGGCCGTAACTTCCTTAACCCCGCATTGTCTGGTCGTGCGTTCTTATACTTCGCATACCCTGCACAAATCTCTGGCGACCAAGTTTGGGTTGCTGCTGATGGTTACTCGGGTGCAACGTCATTAAGCCAAGCAGCTTCAGGCGCGCTTGATTACGCTAACATGGACCTTTGGTTTGACAGCTTCTTCGGTACTATCGCAGGTTCTGCGGGTGAAGTATCTGCATTGGCTATCCTAATTGGTGGCTTGTTCATCATGTACATGCGTATTGCAAGCTGGCGAATTGTAGCTGGCGTAGCAATCGGTGTAGCCGTGTTTGCCACCTTGCTGAACATGATTGGTAGCGATACCAACTACATGTTTGCAATGCCTGCCTATTGGCACTTCGTTATTGGTGGTCTTGCCTTTGGTATGTTCTTTATGGCGACAGACCCTGTGTCTGCATCGTTTACCAACCAAGGTAAGTGGGCATACGGTATTTTCATCGGCTTTATGACAGTACTTGTACGTGTGCTAAACCCAGCCTTCCCAGAAGGTGTAATGTTGGCCATTCTTTTTGCCAACCTTTGGGCGCCACTGTTCGACTATTTCGTCGCACAAAGTAATATCAAGCGGAGGGTAGCTCGTGTCGGCTAA
- a CDS encoding FAD:protein FMN transferase, translating into MIRFFARIALAVIAMSILFIASCSEKPLSVEHLQGQTMGTTYNIKYVLGEGETAVEGLQEEIDAKLVNINKMMSTYDTTSELSRFNQYRYSDNFAVSQETLTVVNEALRLARLSDGVLDVTVGPLVNLWGFGPNKRPEKVPTQADIDAVRDYVGYEKLSTTPTGLMKANPMLYVDLSTIAKGYGVDEVAAILDAHDLQHYLVEIGGEMRVKGERGDGSEWLIAIEKPVTTERAVQKVVSIGTNAIATSGDYRNYYEEDGKRYSHLIDPNTGSPITHDLVSVTVVNPSSMIADGLATAFNVMGWQRAIDLAEQEQLAVFLIRRTADGFEEYATPEFDKLVKVNN; encoded by the coding sequence GTGATTCGATTCTTTGCCAGAATAGCATTAGCGGTTATTGCTATGAGCATCCTTTTTATTGCCAGTTGCAGTGAAAAGCCACTTTCGGTTGAGCATTTGCAAGGCCAAACTATGGGCACGACTTATAATATTAAGTACGTTCTTGGTGAAGGTGAAACTGCAGTAGAAGGTTTGCAGGAAGAAATTGACGCTAAGTTAGTTAACATCAATAAGATGATGTCGACCTACGACACAACGTCTGAGTTGTCTCGTTTTAACCAATATCGATATTCAGATAACTTTGCGGTGTCTCAAGAGACGCTTACCGTGGTGAATGAAGCCCTTCGTTTGGCCCGTTTGAGTGATGGTGTGCTAGATGTTACGGTCGGGCCCTTGGTGAATTTGTGGGGGTTTGGACCTAACAAACGCCCAGAGAAAGTGCCAACCCAAGCCGATATTGATGCCGTACGGGATTATGTAGGTTATGAGAAATTATCTACTACGCCAACCGGTCTTATGAAAGCAAACCCCATGTTGTATGTTGATTTATCAACTATTGCGAAAGGTTATGGCGTGGATGAAGTGGCAGCTATTTTAGATGCCCATGACCTGCAGCATTACCTTGTAGAGATTGGCGGTGAAATGCGGGTTAAAGGCGAACGTGGTGATGGCAGTGAATGGCTAATTGCAATTGAAAAGCCGGTAACGACAGAACGCGCCGTACAAAAAGTGGTGTCTATAGGCACTAATGCCATAGCGACATCGGGTGATTATCGTAACTATTACGAAGAAGATGGGAAACGCTACTCTCATTTGATTGACCCAAATACTGGCTCGCCGATAACTCATGATTTGGTGTCGGTTACGGTGGTAAACCCATCTTCAATGATTGCTGATGGCTTAGCCACTGCCTTCAACGTAATGGGATGGCAACGTGCTATCGACCTTGCAGAGCAGGAACAACTTGCTGTATTTCTCATTCGTCGCACAGCCGATGGATTTGAAGAGTATGCCACGCCAGAATTTGATAAACTGGTAAAAGTAAATAATTAA